The following are from one region of the Streptomyces changanensis genome:
- a CDS encoding amino acid permease, which translates to MTTQTDPAPRRRSGLFRTKTVEQSIQDTEEPEHGLRRSLSALDLTVFGVGVIIGTGIFVLTGKVAKETAGPATALAFVVAGVVCALAALCYAEFASTVPVAGSAYTFAYASLGELPAWIIGWDLVLEFALGTAVVAVGWSGYVRSLLDNVGWHLPQALSGTDEVHGFGFDLLAFLLVLALTGVLVLGMKLSARLTALVVVIKVTVVLVVIVAGAFFVKAANYRPFIPEAQRQTGGSGLDAPLLQVLFGYEPTNFGVMGIFTAASIVFFAFIGFDVVATAAEETRVPQRDMPRGILGSLLICTTLYVAVSIVVTGMQHYSRLSVDAPLADAFKATGHPWYAGFISFGAAVGLITVCMILLLGQTRVFFAMSRDGLLPRFFSRTHPVYQTPYRATVLLGVLIAVIAGMTSIAELATLVNIGTLFAFVVVALGVVILRRTRPDLPRAFRTPLVPWLPAASVAASLWLMLNLPAETWVRFAIWMALGVVVYFLYGRSRSRMAGGPGPERAPAGTGGPDRG; encoded by the coding sequence GTGACGACACAGACGGACCCGGCGCCGCGCCGGAGAAGCGGCCTGTTCCGCACCAAGACGGTCGAGCAGTCCATCCAGGACACCGAGGAGCCCGAGCACGGGCTGCGCAGATCCCTCTCCGCACTGGACCTGACGGTCTTCGGCGTGGGCGTGATCATCGGCACGGGCATCTTCGTCCTGACGGGCAAGGTCGCCAAGGAGACCGCCGGTCCCGCGACGGCACTCGCCTTCGTCGTGGCCGGCGTCGTCTGCGCCCTGGCGGCCCTCTGCTACGCCGAGTTCGCCTCGACGGTGCCGGTCGCCGGCTCCGCGTACACCTTCGCCTACGCGTCGCTCGGTGAACTGCCCGCCTGGATCATCGGCTGGGACCTGGTGCTGGAGTTCGCGCTGGGCACCGCCGTCGTCGCCGTCGGCTGGTCCGGGTACGTCCGCTCGCTCCTCGACAACGTCGGCTGGCACCTGCCGCAGGCACTGTCCGGGACGGACGAGGTCCACGGGTTCGGCTTCGACCTGCTCGCCTTCCTGCTGGTGCTGGCGCTGACCGGCGTCCTCGTGCTCGGCATGAAGCTGTCGGCGCGGCTCACCGCGCTCGTCGTCGTCATCAAGGTCACGGTCGTCCTCGTCGTCATCGTGGCCGGCGCGTTCTTCGTCAAGGCGGCGAACTACCGGCCGTTCATCCCCGAGGCGCAGCGGCAGACCGGGGGCAGCGGCCTCGACGCGCCGCTCCTGCAGGTCCTCTTCGGCTACGAGCCGACGAACTTCGGCGTCATGGGCATCTTCACCGCCGCGTCGATCGTCTTCTTCGCCTTCATCGGTTTCGACGTGGTCGCCACGGCCGCCGAGGAGACCCGCGTGCCGCAGCGGGACATGCCGCGCGGCATCCTCGGGTCCCTCCTCATCTGCACCACCCTGTACGTCGCCGTGTCGATCGTCGTCACCGGCATGCAGCACTACAGCCGGCTCTCCGTGGATGCGCCCCTCGCGGACGCCTTCAAGGCCACCGGGCACCCGTGGTACGCCGGCTTCATCAGCTTCGGCGCCGCCGTCGGCCTCATCACCGTGTGCATGATCCTGCTGCTCGGCCAGACCAGGGTCTTCTTCGCGATGAGCCGGGACGGCCTGCTCCCGCGCTTCTTCTCCCGGACCCACCCGGTGTACCAGACGCCCTACCGCGCGACGGTGCTGCTCGGCGTTCTCATCGCCGTCATCGCCGGCATGACCAGCATCGCGGAGCTGGCGACGCTGGTGAACATCGGCACCCTGTTCGCGTTCGTCGTCGTCGCCCTGGGCGTGGTGATCCTCCGCCGCACCCGCCCCGACCTGCCGCGTGCCTTCCGCACCCCCCTGGTGCCGTGGCTGCCGGCGGCGTCGGTGGCCGCGTCGCTGTGGCTGATGCTCAACCTGCCCGCCGAGACCTGGGTCCGCTTCGCCATCTGGATGGCCCTGGGCGTCGTCGTCTACTTCCTGTACGGCCGGTCCCGCAGCCGCATGGCCGGTGGGCCCGGACCGGAGCGCGCCCCGGCCGGGACCGGCGGACCGGACCGCGGCTAG
- a CDS encoding sugar ABC transporter permease, whose product MSDLTKTPRRRGAHAPNGTDQSAAPVPAVDPRLLVREQGLKGYWTEFTRKVRGGELGSLPVFIGLIVIAVVFQSQNANFLSASSVANIAVYSSGLGIMAVGIVFVLILGEIDLSVGSIAGVGAAVWAVLSVTNGLNDWLAVLISVVVGLALGLLHGFFFAKVGVPAFVVTLAGFLGWSGLQIWLMGKEGSINTPTGSVVESLTGYYFEDKAAAYGLAVAAVLLYAASLLLDVKRRRAAGLAARPTSEILLRTGVVAVLCLVVAYVLNEPAGARGLPLALVLFLAVLLVADFVARRTTFGRQVFAVGGSAEAARRAGINVDRIRITVFGLSGLLAAFGGLFVASLSGGATKSLGGGNTLMLVIAAAVIGGTSLFGGRGKVWSALLGMIVIQSIQQGLNMLGMASEIQYMITGAVLLAAVVIDSVSRRTQKDAGRA is encoded by the coding sequence GTGAGCGACCTCACCAAGACCCCCCGGCGCCGCGGCGCCCACGCCCCGAACGGCACCGACCAGTCGGCGGCGCCCGTACCGGCGGTCGACCCCCGCCTCCTCGTCCGCGAGCAGGGCCTCAAGGGCTACTGGACCGAGTTCACCCGCAAGGTCCGCGGCGGCGAGCTCGGCTCCCTGCCGGTCTTCATCGGCCTGATCGTCATCGCGGTCGTCTTCCAGTCGCAGAACGCCAACTTCCTGTCGGCGAGCTCCGTCGCGAACATCGCGGTCTACAGCTCCGGCCTCGGCATCATGGCCGTCGGCATCGTCTTCGTCCTCATCCTGGGCGAGATCGACCTCTCCGTCGGCTCCATCGCCGGCGTCGGCGCCGCCGTCTGGGCGGTGCTCAGCGTCACCAACGGGCTGAACGACTGGCTCGCCGTCCTCATCTCCGTCGTCGTCGGCCTGGCCCTCGGCCTCCTGCACGGCTTCTTCTTCGCGAAGGTCGGCGTGCCCGCCTTCGTCGTCACCCTCGCCGGCTTCCTCGGCTGGAGCGGCCTGCAGATCTGGCTGATGGGCAAGGAAGGCTCCATCAACACGCCGACCGGCAGCGTCGTGGAGAGCCTCACCGGCTACTACTTCGAGGACAAGGCCGCCGCCTACGGCCTGGCCGTCGCCGCGGTGCTCCTCTACGCCGCGTCGCTGCTGCTGGACGTCAAGCGGCGCCGCGCCGCCGGCCTGGCCGCCCGCCCCACCAGCGAGATCCTGCTGCGCACCGGCGTCGTCGCGGTCCTGTGCCTCGTCGTCGCCTACGTGCTGAACGAGCCCGCCGGCGCCCGCGGCCTGCCGCTGGCCCTCGTGCTCTTCCTCGCCGTCCTGCTCGTCGCCGACTTCGTCGCCCGCCGCACCACCTTCGGCCGCCAGGTCTTCGCGGTCGGCGGCAGCGCCGAGGCCGCCCGCCGCGCGGGCATCAACGTCGACCGGATCCGGATCACCGTGTTCGGCCTCTCCGGCCTGCTCGCCGCGTTCGGCGGCCTCTTCGTCGCCAGCCTCTCCGGCGGCGCCACGAAGAGCCTCGGCGGCGGCAACACCCTGATGCTCGTCATCGCGGCGGCCGTCATCGGCGGCACCAGCCTCTTCGGCGGCCGCGGCAAGGTCTGGTCGGCCCTCCTCGGCATGATCGTCATCCAGTCGATCCAGCAGGGCCTGAACATGCTCGGCATGGCCAGCGAGATCCAGTACATGATCACCGGCGCGGTGCTCCTCGCCGCCGTCGTGATCGACTCGGTCTCCCGCAGGACCCAGAAGGACGCCGGCCGCGCCTAG
- a CDS encoding 3-hydroxyacyl-CoA dehydrogenase NAD-binding domain-containing protein, which yields MSTTAELLKGAAELFPDEVVTQAHVRHFDLPLGAGRFALITLDNGFDHTKPTTFGPQSLGNLDAAIDQVEKEAADGEIVGVGLTGKPFIFAVGADLKGVELLKRHEDALAIGKGGHDVFKRLSALAVPTFAYYNGAAMGGGVEAGLHCTYRTVSAALPAFSLPEVFLGLVPGWGGCAILPNLIGADRAVSVIIENSLNQNRQLKGKQVYELGIADALFEGADFLEQSLLWTASVLKGEIAVERPDVDRGEAWDAAVARGRFIADSKVHGAAPAAYRALDIIAAAKDGDLQKGFDAEDAALADLIMGGELRSGIYAFNLVQKRAKRPVGAPDKSLARPVTKVGVVGAGLMASQLALLFLRRLEVPVVLTDIDQERVDKGVGYVHAEIDKLLGKGRIHQDKANRLKALVSGVLDKAEGFADADFIIEAVFEEMSVKQKVFAEVEAVAPAHAVLATNTSSLSVSEMASKLRHPERVVGFHFFNPVAILPLLEIVRGEQTDDASLATAFAVAKKLKKTAVLVKDAPAFVVNRILTRFMGEIQNVIDEGTPVATAEKAVEPLGLPMSPLVLLELVGPAIGLHVSETLNRSFPDRFTVSPNLKAVVEAGKRGFYVYDSGKPELDPEVAALLKQGDTVLTEEQVRDRVLDAVAQEIGLMLEEGVVAEAQDIDLCLITGAGWPFHLGGITPYLDREGVSERVNGKRFLAQGVASVPA from the coding sequence GTGAGCACCACCGCTGAGCTTTTGAAGGGTGCGGCCGAGCTGTTCCCGGACGAGGTCGTCACCCAGGCGCACGTACGCCACTTCGACCTGCCCCTCGGCGCGGGCCGCTTCGCGCTGATCACGCTGGACAACGGCTTCGACCACACCAAGCCGACCACCTTCGGCCCGCAGTCGCTCGGCAACCTCGACGCCGCGATCGACCAGGTCGAGAAGGAGGCCGCCGACGGCGAGATCGTCGGTGTCGGCCTCACCGGCAAGCCCTTCATCTTCGCGGTCGGCGCCGACCTCAAGGGCGTCGAGCTGCTCAAGCGCCACGAGGACGCGCTGGCCATCGGCAAGGGCGGCCACGACGTCTTCAAGCGCCTCTCCGCGCTGGCCGTCCCCACCTTCGCGTACTACAACGGCGCGGCGATGGGCGGCGGCGTCGAGGCCGGTCTGCACTGCACGTACCGCACCGTGTCCGCCGCCCTGCCGGCGTTCTCGCTGCCCGAGGTCTTCCTCGGCCTGGTCCCCGGCTGGGGCGGCTGCGCCATCCTGCCGAACCTGATCGGCGCGGACCGGGCGGTCTCGGTGATCATCGAGAACTCGCTCAACCAGAACCGTCAGCTCAAGGGCAAGCAGGTCTACGAGCTCGGCATCGCCGACGCCCTCTTCGAGGGTGCGGACTTCCTGGAGCAGTCGCTGCTGTGGACCGCGTCCGTCCTCAAGGGCGAGATCGCGGTCGAGCGCCCGGACGTCGACCGCGGCGAGGCCTGGGACGCCGCCGTGGCCCGTGGCCGGTTCATCGCGGACTCCAAGGTGCACGGCGCGGCCCCGGCCGCCTACCGGGCCCTCGACATCATCGCCGCGGCCAAGGACGGGGACCTCCAGAAGGGCTTCGACGCCGAGGACGCCGCCCTCGCCGACCTGATCATGGGTGGCGAGCTGCGCTCCGGCATCTACGCCTTCAACCTGGTGCAGAAGCGCGCCAAGCGCCCGGTCGGCGCCCCGGACAAGAGCCTGGCCCGCCCGGTCACCAAGGTCGGCGTCGTCGGCGCCGGCCTCATGGCCTCGCAGCTGGCGCTGCTCTTCCTGCGCCGCCTGGAGGTCCCGGTCGTCCTCACCGACATCGACCAGGAGCGCGTCGACAAGGGTGTGGGCTACGTCCACGCCGAGATCGACAAGCTGCTCGGCAAGGGCCGCATCCACCAGGACAAGGCCAACCGCCTCAAGGCGCTGGTGTCCGGCGTCCTGGACAAGGCCGAGGGCTTCGCGGACGCGGACTTCATCATCGAGGCCGTGTTCGAGGAGATGTCGGTCAAGCAGAAGGTGTTCGCCGAGGTGGAGGCCGTCGCCCCCGCCCACGCGGTCCTCGCGACCAACACCTCGTCGCTGTCGGTGTCGGAGATGGCCTCGAAGCTCCGGCACCCGGAGCGGGTCGTGGGCTTCCACTTCTTCAACCCGGTCGCGATCCTGCCGCTGCTGGAGATCGTCCGCGGCGAGCAGACGGACGACGCCTCCCTCGCTACCGCGTTCGCCGTGGCGAAGAAGCTGAAGAAGACCGCGGTGCTGGTGAAGGACGCCCCGGCGTTCGTCGTCAACCGCATCCTCACCCGCTTCATGGGCGAGATCCAGAACGTCATCGACGAGGGCACCCCGGTCGCCACGGCCGAGAAGGCCGTGGAGCCGCTCGGCCTGCCGATGTCGCCGCTGGTCCTGCTGGAGCTGGTCGGCCCCGCGATCGGCCTGCACGTGTCGGAGACGCTGAACCGCTCCTTCCCGGACCGGTTCACCGTGTCCCCGAACCTCAAGGCGGTCGTCGAGGCGGGCAAGCGCGGCTTCTACGTCTACGACTCGGGCAAGCCGGAGCTGGACCCCGAGGTCGCCGCGCTGCTGAAGCAGGGCGACACCGTCCTGACCGAGGAGCAGGTCCGCGACCGCGTGCTCGACGCCGTGGCCCAGGAGATCGGGCTGATGCTGGAGGAGGGTGTCGTCGCCGAGGCGCAGGACATCGACCTCTGCCTGATCACCGGCGCCGGCTGGCCCTTCCACCTGGGCGGCATCACGCCGTACCTGGACCGCGAGGGCGTGTCGGAGCGCGTGAACGGCAAGCGGTTCCTCGCGCAGGGCGTCGCCAGCGTCCCGGCGTGA
- a CDS encoding ATP-binding cassette domain-containing protein, with product MIHVSATPVLALRGVSKRFGAVQALTDVDLEIHAGEVVALLGDNGAGKSTLVKTISGVHPIDEGSIEWEGRPVRVTRPNDAQELGIATVYQDLALCDNLDVVANLFLGTELRRASVLDEIAMEKRAKELLDTLSIRIPSVRIPVASLSGGQRQVVAIARALIGNPKVVILDEPTAALGVEQTAQVLDLVERLRENGHGVILITHNMADVRAVADRAAILRLGRNNGVFDVQGTSHEEIIAAITGATDNAVTRRQARTASKEDAK from the coding sequence ATGATTCACGTGTCCGCTACGCCCGTGCTGGCGTTGCGCGGAGTCTCCAAGCGGTTCGGCGCCGTCCAGGCGCTCACCGACGTAGACCTGGAGATCCACGCCGGAGAGGTCGTCGCCCTGCTCGGCGACAACGGCGCCGGCAAGTCGACCCTCGTCAAGACGATCTCGGGGGTCCACCCGATCGACGAGGGCAGCATCGAGTGGGAGGGCCGTCCGGTCCGGGTCACCCGGCCGAACGACGCCCAGGAGCTCGGCATCGCCACCGTCTACCAGGACCTCGCCCTCTGCGACAACCTCGACGTGGTCGCCAACCTCTTCCTCGGCACCGAGCTGCGCCGCGCCTCCGTCCTCGACGAGATCGCGATGGAGAAGCGCGCCAAGGAGCTCCTCGACACCCTCTCCATCCGCATCCCGAGCGTGCGCATCCCGGTCGCCTCCCTCTCCGGCGGCCAGCGCCAGGTCGTGGCCATCGCCCGCGCCCTGATCGGCAACCCCAAGGTCGTCATCCTGGACGAGCCGACCGCCGCCCTCGGCGTCGAGCAGACCGCCCAGGTGCTCGACCTGGTCGAGCGGCTCCGCGAGAACGGCCACGGCGTCATCCTCATCACCCACAACATGGCCGACGTCCGGGCCGTCGCCGACCGCGCCGCCATCCTGCGCCTCGGCCGCAACAACGGCGTCTTCGACGTCCAGGGCACGTCCCACGAAGAGATCATCGCCGCCATCACCGGCGCCACGGACAACGCCGTCACGCGCCGCCAGGCCCGTACGGCCTCGAAGGAGGACGCGAAGTGA
- the recQ gene encoding DNA helicase RecQ: MTSPHASDADEALRVLGRVFGYDSFRGEQREIIDHVVGGGDALVLMPTGGGKSLCYQIPALVRPGVGVVVSPLIALMQDQVDALRAVGVRAGFLNSTQDLDERRLVEAEFAAGELDLLYLAPERLRVESTLRLLERGKIALFAIDEAHCVAQWGHDFRPDYLQLSQLHERWPDVPRIALTATATRATHAEIASRLKLQDARHFVASFDRPNIQYRIAPKNEPRKQLLALLRGEHEGDAGIVYCLSRASVEKTAAYLVEHGIDAVPYHAGLDARTRAENQSRFLREDGLVVVATIAFGMGIDKPDVRFVAHLDLPKSVEGYYQETGRAGRDGLPSTAWLAYGLNDVVQQRRMIDTSEGDEEHRRRLAAHLDAMLALCETVECRRVQLLAYFGQESGPCGNCDTCLTPPSTWDGTVAAQKALSTVVRLKRERNQSFGVGQIVDILLGRKTDKVIRFDHDALSVFGIGTELTEAQWRGVVRQLLAQRLLAVQGEYNTLVLTDESAEVLAGRRRVLLRSEPEKPARAGGRGGAAGKRKAAPVDLPDEALPVFERLRAWRAATAKEQGVPAYVVFHDATLREIAAAPPSTLAELGAVSGVGENKLAKYGEQIIEALAAED, encoded by the coding sequence ATGACTTCCCCGCACGCATCCGACGCGGACGAGGCCCTGCGGGTCCTCGGCCGGGTCTTCGGCTACGACTCGTTCCGCGGTGAGCAGCGGGAGATCATCGACCACGTCGTGGGCGGTGGTGACGCGCTCGTCCTCATGCCGACCGGCGGCGGCAAGTCGCTCTGCTACCAGATCCCCGCACTGGTCCGCCCCGGTGTCGGCGTCGTCGTCTCGCCGCTCATCGCGCTCATGCAGGACCAGGTGGACGCCCTGCGCGCGGTGGGCGTGCGGGCCGGGTTCCTCAACTCGACGCAGGACCTCGACGAGCGGCGGCTGGTCGAGGCGGAGTTCGCCGCCGGTGAGCTGGACCTGCTCTACCTGGCGCCCGAGCGGCTGCGCGTCGAGTCGACGCTGCGGCTGCTGGAGCGGGGGAAGATCGCGCTGTTCGCCATCGACGAGGCGCACTGCGTCGCCCAGTGGGGCCACGACTTCCGCCCGGACTACCTCCAGCTGTCGCAGCTCCACGAGCGCTGGCCCGACGTGCCGCGCATCGCCCTCACGGCGACCGCGACGCGGGCGACGCACGCGGAGATCGCCTCCCGGCTGAAGCTCCAGGACGCCCGCCACTTCGTCGCGAGCTTCGACCGGCCCAACATCCAGTACCGGATCGCCCCGAAGAACGAGCCGCGCAAGCAGCTCCTCGCCCTCCTGCGCGGCGAGCACGAGGGCGACGCCGGCATCGTCTACTGCCTGTCCCGCGCCTCGGTGGAGAAGACCGCCGCGTACCTCGTCGAGCACGGCATCGACGCCGTCCCGTACCACGCGGGGCTCGACGCCCGCACCCGCGCCGAGAACCAGTCGCGCTTCCTCCGGGAGGACGGCCTGGTCGTCGTCGCCACGATCGCCTTCGGCATGGGCATCGACAAGCCGGACGTCCGGTTCGTCGCCCACCTCGACCTGCCGAAGTCCGTCGAGGGCTACTACCAGGAGACGGGCCGCGCCGGCCGCGACGGCCTGCCCTCCACGGCCTGGCTGGCGTACGGGCTCAACGACGTCGTGCAGCAGCGCCGCATGATCGACACCAGTGAGGGCGACGAGGAGCACCGCCGCCGTCTCGCCGCCCACCTCGACGCCATGCTGGCCCTGTGCGAGACCGTCGAGTGCCGCCGCGTCCAGCTGCTCGCCTACTTCGGGCAGGAGAGCGGCCCCTGCGGCAACTGCGACACGTGCCTGACGCCGCCCAGCACGTGGGACGGCACGGTCGCGGCGCAGAAGGCCCTGTCGACCGTCGTCCGGCTCAAGCGGGAGCGGAACCAGTCCTTCGGCGTCGGCCAGATCGTCGACATCCTCCTCGGCCGGAAGACCGACAAGGTCATCCGCTTCGACCACGACGCGCTGAGCGTCTTCGGGATCGGCACGGAGCTGACGGAGGCGCAGTGGCGCGGCGTGGTCCGCCAGCTGCTCGCCCAGCGGCTCCTCGCGGTGCAGGGCGAGTACAACACCCTCGTCCTCACCGACGAGTCCGCCGAGGTGCTCGCCGGCCGCCGCCGGGTGCTGCTGCGCAGCGAGCCGGAGAAGCCCGCGCGCGCCGGTGGCCGGGGCGGTGCGGCGGGGAAGCGGAAGGCCGCGCCCGTCGACCTGCCGGACGAGGCGCTGCCCGTCTTCGAGCGGCTGCGGGCGTGGCGCGCGGCCACCGCCAAGGAGCAGGGCGTCCCGGCGTACGTCGTCTTCCACGACGCGACGCTGAGGGAGATCGCCGCGGCGCCGCCCTCGACCCTCGCCGAGCTCGGCGCGGTCAGCGGCGTCGGCGAGAACAAGCTCGCCAAGTACGGCGAGCAGATCATCGAGGCACTCGCCGCGGAGGACTGA
- the dxs gene encoding 1-deoxy-D-xylulose-5-phosphate synthase has product MALLTRIRGPRDLDRLSPEQLDRLASEIRTFLVDAVSKTGGHLGPNLGVVELTIALHRVFESPKDRILWDTGHQSYVHKLLTGRQDFSRLKMKGGLSGYPARAESEHDLIENSHASTVLGWADGLAKANEVLGRDDHVVAVIGDGALTGGMAWEALNNIAAAKDRPLVIVVNDNERSYAPTIGGLANHLATLRTTDGYERFLARTKDILDRTPVVGRPLYETLHGAKKGLKDFIAPQGLFEDLGLKYVGPIDGHDIAAVESALQRAKRFNGPVIVHCLTEKGRGYQPALADEADRFHAVGKIHPDTGLPIASSGADWTSVFADEMVELGKEREDIVAITAAMLQPVGLDKFAKAFPERVYDVGIAEQHAAVSAAGLAAGGLHPVVAVYATFLNRAFDQVLMDVALHDCGVTFVLDRAGVTGTDGASHNGMWDMSILQVVPNLRIAAPRDADQVRAQLREAVAVDDAPTVVRYSKGAVGPAVEAVGRVGGMDVLREPGTDRPDVLLVSVGALAPMCLEIADLLDKQGISTTVVDPRWVKPVDEALAPLADRHRVVVTVEDNGRVGGVGSAVAQALRDAGVDVPLRDFGIPPRFLDHASRKEVLAEIGLTAPDVARQVTGLVSKLDGRYEAPEETADERADETADEAAAEPVRD; this is encoded by the coding sequence GTGGCATTGCTGACCCGTATCAGGGGACCGCGCGACCTCGACCGGCTCTCCCCGGAGCAGCTTGACCGGCTGGCCTCGGAGATCCGCACCTTCCTCGTCGACGCGGTCTCGAAGACCGGCGGCCACCTCGGCCCCAACCTCGGCGTGGTGGAGCTGACCATCGCCCTGCACCGCGTCTTCGAGTCCCCGAAGGACCGGATCCTGTGGGACACCGGGCACCAGTCGTACGTGCACAAGCTCCTCACCGGCCGCCAGGACTTCTCCAGGCTCAAGATGAAGGGCGGCCTGTCCGGCTACCCGGCGCGTGCCGAGTCCGAGCACGACCTCATCGAGAACTCCCACGCCTCGACCGTCCTCGGCTGGGCGGACGGCCTGGCGAAGGCGAACGAGGTGCTGGGCCGCGACGACCACGTCGTCGCGGTCATCGGTGACGGCGCGCTCACCGGCGGCATGGCCTGGGAGGCGCTGAACAACATCGCCGCGGCGAAGGACCGCCCGCTCGTCATCGTCGTCAACGACAACGAGCGCTCCTACGCCCCGACCATCGGCGGCCTCGCCAACCACCTGGCCACGCTCCGCACCACCGACGGCTACGAGCGCTTCCTCGCCCGCACCAAGGACATCCTCGACCGCACCCCGGTCGTGGGCAGGCCCCTGTACGAGACGCTGCACGGCGCGAAGAAGGGCCTGAAGGACTTCATCGCCCCGCAGGGCCTCTTCGAGGACCTCGGCCTGAAGTACGTCGGCCCGATCGACGGCCACGACATCGCCGCCGTGGAGTCCGCGCTCCAGCGCGCCAAGCGGTTCAACGGCCCGGTCATCGTCCACTGCCTCACCGAGAAGGGCCGCGGCTACCAGCCGGCCCTGGCGGACGAGGCCGACCGCTTCCACGCCGTCGGCAAGATCCACCCCGACACCGGCCTGCCCATCGCCTCCTCCGGGGCCGACTGGACCTCCGTCTTCGCCGACGAGATGGTCGAGCTCGGCAAGGAGCGCGAGGACATCGTCGCGATCACCGCGGCCATGCTCCAGCCGGTCGGCCTCGACAAGTTCGCCAAGGCGTTCCCGGAGCGGGTGTACGACGTGGGCATCGCCGAGCAGCACGCGGCGGTCTCGGCGGCGGGCCTGGCCGCGGGCGGGCTGCACCCGGTCGTCGCCGTCTACGCCACGTTCCTCAACCGCGCCTTCGACCAGGTGCTCATGGACGTCGCCCTGCACGACTGCGGCGTGACGTTCGTCCTGGACCGCGCCGGGGTCACCGGCACCGACGGCGCCTCCCACAACGGCATGTGGGACATGTCGATCCTCCAGGTCGTCCCCAACCTCCGCATCGCCGCCCCCCGCGACGCCGACCAGGTCCGCGCCCAGCTGCGCGAGGCCGTCGCCGTCGACGACGCGCCCACCGTGGTGCGGTACTCGAAGGGCGCCGTCGGCCCCGCCGTCGAGGCCGTCGGCCGTGTCGGCGGCATGGACGTCCTGCGCGAGCCGGGCACCGACCGGCCGGACGTCCTGCTCGTCTCCGTCGGCGCGCTCGCCCCGATGTGCCTGGAGATCGCCGACCTCCTCGACAAGCAGGGCATCTCCACGACGGTCGTCGACCCGCGCTGGGTCAAGCCCGTCGACGAGGCCCTGGCGCCGCTCGCCGACCGGCACCGCGTCGTCGTCACCGTCGAGGACAACGGCCGCGTGGGCGGCGTCGGCAGCGCCGTCGCCCAGGCGCTGCGGGACGCGGGCGTCGACGTGCCGCTGCGCGACTTCGGCATCCCGCCGCGCTTCCTCGACCACGCCTCCCGCAAGGAGGTCCTCGCCGAGATCGGTCTGACCGCCCCGGACGTCGCCCGCCAGGTGACGGGCCTCGTCTCCAAGCTGGACGGCCGCTACGAGGCCCCGGAGGAGACGGCCGACGAGCGGGCGGACGAGACCGCGGACGAGGCCGCCGCGGAGCCGGTCCGCGACTGA
- a CDS encoding NYN domain-containing protein, giving the protein MTSPLLIVDAANVVGSVPDGWWRDRRAAAERLRDHLAGYAAGGVPGLLPGPLDIVLVVEGRARGVEPVDGVRVVAAPADGDATIAELARAAADRPCVVVTADRELRHRVTAYGARCAGPRTVRPA; this is encoded by the coding sequence ATGACGTCCCCCCTGCTGATCGTCGACGCGGCGAACGTCGTCGGCTCCGTACCGGACGGCTGGTGGCGTGACCGCCGGGCGGCCGCCGAGCGGCTGCGCGACCACCTCGCCGGGTACGCCGCCGGGGGTGTGCCCGGTCTGCTGCCGGGGCCGCTCGACATCGTGCTGGTCGTGGAGGGGCGGGCGCGCGGCGTCGAGCCGGTCGACGGCGTGCGGGTCGTGGCGGCCCCGGCGGACGGCGACGCCACCATCGCGGAGCTGGCCCGCGCGGCGGCGGACCGCCCGTGTGTGGTCGTCACCGCCGACCGGGAGCTGCGCCACCGCGTCACCGCGTACGGCGCCCGCTGCGCCGGCCCGCGCACGGTACGTCCCGCCTGA
- a CDS encoding nuclear transport factor 2 family protein → MDGTTDEVAQAIAGELRLMDPRVRASRELAAQLLDPEFVEVGGSGRRWTYATMLAELPDHPGSSADGPRFEPSGISGVRLAPGLVHLTFETRLGGLRTRHSSIWRKRAGAGGWRMYHHQATRVSPGGE, encoded by the coding sequence ATGGACGGTACGACGGACGAGGTGGCCCAGGCGATCGCGGGCGAGTTGCGGTTGATGGACCCGCGCGTGCGTGCGTCGCGGGAACTCGCCGCCCAGCTCCTCGACCCCGAGTTCGTGGAGGTCGGCGGGTCGGGTCGGCGTTGGACGTACGCCACCATGCTCGCCGAGCTGCCCGATCATCCGGGCAGCTCGGCGGACGGCCCCCGCTTCGAGCCCTCGGGGATCTCGGGTGTGCGGCTCGCCCCCGGCCTGGTACACCTGACGTTCGAGACGAGGCTGGGCGGGCTCAGGACCCGGCACAGTTCGATCTGGCGGAAGAGAGCCGGAGCCGGGGGCTGGCGGATGTACCACCATCAGGCCACGCGTGTGTCGCCCGGCGGCGAATAG